From the Clostridiales bacterium genome, the window GGGGCCACGGTCGCCGCCTTCGCGGCGGGGGCCACGGTCGCCGCCTTCGCGGCGGGGGCCGCGGTCGCCGCCTTCGCGGCGGGGGCCGCGATCCGAACGCTCACCGCCTTCACGCGGTTCGCGCGCCGGACGGGTGTCGGGCAATTCTTCGCCGCTGTCCTGATCGACAAGGCGCATCGAAAGCTTCACCTTGCCGCGGTCATCGACACCGATGACCTTGACCTTCACGACCTGGCCTTCCGACAGGACATCGGAGACCTTCTGGACCCGCTCATTCCTTATTTCCGATATGTGGACGAGGCCGTCCTTGGCGCCCATGAAATTCACGAAGGCGCCGAATTCCGGCATGCCGACAACCTTTCCGGTATAGATCCGGCCGATTTCGGGTTCCTGGATGATGCCCAGAATCCAGGCGCGGGCCGCTTCGATCTTCTCGGGATCGGCAGACGCGATCTTAACCGTGCCGTCGTCGTCGATGTCGACCTTGGCGCCGGTGGTCGCCACGATCTCGCGGATGACCTTGCCGCCGGTGCCGATGATGTCGCGGATCTTGTCCTTGGGAACGCTCAGCGTCTCGATGCGCGGAGCGTGGGCCGACATTTCCGGGCGCACCTCGGTGATGGCCTTGGCCATTTCAGCCAGGATATGTTCGCGGCCTTCCTTCGCCTGCGCCAGCGCGACCTTCATGATCTCTTCGGTGATCCCGGCGATCTTGATGTCCATCTGGAGCGACGTGATGCCCTGCGCGGTTCCGGCGACCTTGAAATCCATGTCGCCCAGATGATCTTCATCGCCAAGAATGTCGGACAATACCGCGAAGTCGCGCTTGCCCTTGGCGTCGGTCTCCAGAATGAGGCCCATGGCGATACCGGCCACGGGGCGCTTCAGCGGAACGCCGGCGTCCATGAGGGCAAGGCTGGCGCCGCAGACCGTCGCCATCGAGGACGAACCGTTCGACTCGGTGATGTCGGACAGCAGGCGGATCGTGTAGGGAAACTCTTCCTTGCTGGGCAGCATCGGGTTGATGGCGCGCCATGCAAGCTTGCCATGGCCGATTTCGCGGCGACCAGGGGCGCCGAAGCGACCGACTTCCCCGACCGAATAGGGCGGGAAATTATAATGCAGCATGAAACGTTCGTAGCGCAGCCCATCGAGTCCGTCGATCATCTGCTCGGCGTCTGCCGTGCCCAGTGTCGTGGTGACGATGGCCTGGGTTTCGCCGCGCGTGAACAAGGCAGAGCCATGGGTGCGCGGCAGGAAACCGACTTCGCCGACAATGGAGCGGACTGTCTTCGTGTCGCGACCGTCGATGCGTCGGCCGTCCTTCAGAATTGCGGTGCGGACGATATCGCCCTCGAGCTTCTTGAAAAGCTTTCCGGCCTTCTGCTGGGTGGCGCTGTCGGTATCCGCGAACAGCGGCTTCATCTTTGCCCTGGCGTCGGCCAGCGCCTGCTGGCGGTCGGACTTCTTGGTCAGCTTGTAGGCCGCCGTGATGTCCTTGCCGACTTCGGCCCTGATCTTCTTCAGCGTCGCGTCGGCATCGTCTGAAAGCTTCAGTTCCCACGGATCCCTGGCGGCCTTTTCAGCCAGACCGATGATCGCCTTGATGACGGGCTGAATGGCGCGATGCGCGAACATGACGGCGCCGAGCATCTCGTCTTCCGAAAGCTCTTTGGCTTCGGATTCGACCATCATGACAGCGTCATGCGTGCCGGCGACGACGAGATCGAGGCGACCTTCCTTCAGCTGTTCCCTCGATGGGTTCAGCTGATATTCGCCATCGGCAAAGCCGACGCGCGCGGCGGCGATCGGGCCCATGAAGGGCACGCCCGAGAGCGTCAGTGCAGCCGATGCCGCAACCATCGCCACCATGTCGGCCTCGTTCTCGCCATCATAGCTCAGAACCTGGCAGATCACGTTGATCTCGTTGTAGAAGCCTTCTGGAAACAGCGGGCGGACCGGACGATCGATAAGGCGCGAGGTCAGCGTCTCATGCTCGGTCGCGCCGCGTTCGCGCTTGAAGAAGCCGCCCGGAATG encodes:
- the pnp gene encoding polyribonucleotide nucleotidyltransferase; its protein translation is MFNIARQEIEWGGRKLILETGKVARQADGAVLATYGETVVLCAVTAARSVKEGQDFFPLTVHYQEKFSAAGRIPGGFFKRERGATEHETLTSRLIDRPVRPLFPEGFYNEINVICQVLSYDGENEADMVAMVAASAALTLSGVPFMGPIAAARVGFADGEYQLNPSREQLKEGRLDLVVAGTHDAVMMVESEAKELSEDEMLGAVMFAHRAIQPVIKAIIGLAEKAARDPWELKLSDDADATLKKIRAEVGKDITAAYKLTKKSDRQQALADARAKMKPLFADTDSATQQKAGKLFKKLEGDIVRTAILKDGRRIDGRDTKTVRSIVGEVGFLPRTHGSALFTRGETQAIVTTTLGTADAEQMIDGLDGLRYERFMLHYNFPPYSVGEVGRFGAPGRREIGHGKLAWRAINPMLPSKEEFPYTIRLLSDITESNGSSSMATVCGASLALMDAGVPLKRPVAGIAMGLILETDAKGKRDFAVLSDILGDEDHLGDMDFKVAGTAQGITSLQMDIKIAGITEEIMKVALAQAKEGREHILAEMAKAITEVRPEMSAHAPRIETLSVPKDKIRDIIGTGGKVIREIVATTGAKVDIDDDGTVKIASADPEKIEAARAWILGIIQEPEIGRIYTGKVVGMPEFGAFVNFMGAKDGLVHISEIRNERVQKVSDVLSEGQVVKVKVIGVDDRGKVKLSMRLVDQDSGEELPDTRPAREPREGGERSDRGPRREGGDRGPRREGGDRGPRREGGDRGP